A DNA window from Flavobacterium sp. contains the following coding sequences:
- the rfbD gene encoding dTDP-4-dehydrorhamnose reductase: MKRILVTGANGQLGSELNLLSKKHSEYEWIFADRTKITLDDLDLLETQLKEIQPNIIFNCGAYTAVDKAESEKELAFRINCLAVKIIARYAVNNNINLIHISTDYVFDGNTSIALSEDAETNPINVYGASKRAGEIACLEENPNSIIIRTSWVYSKFGNNFVKTMQKLMQEKEEISVVNDQIGSPTYAVDLANVLIDILESKKWIPGIFNYSNEGEISWYEFALLIKELGMYKCNVKPIPTSAYQTQAKRPKFSLLSKERIKAIYNINIPDYKESLKKCLNS, translated from the coding sequence ATGAAAAGAATACTGGTAACAGGAGCAAATGGACAATTAGGTTCCGAGTTAAATCTTTTATCTAAAAAACATTCCGAATACGAATGGATTTTTGCTGATAGAACAAAAATTACATTAGACGATTTAGACTTACTCGAAACTCAATTAAAAGAAATTCAACCAAATATAATATTTAATTGTGGAGCTTACACAGCTGTTGACAAGGCTGAATCTGAAAAAGAATTGGCTTTTAGAATTAATTGTTTGGCTGTAAAAATAATTGCTAGATATGCTGTAAATAATAATATAAACTTGATTCATATATCTACAGATTATGTTTTTGATGGAAATACTTCGATAGCTTTAAGTGAAGATGCAGAAACTAATCCAATCAATGTGTATGGGGCTAGTAAAAGAGCTGGTGAAATTGCTTGTTTAGAGGAGAATCCAAATTCGATTATTATAAGAACTTCATGGGTTTATAGTAAATTTGGGAATAATTTCGTAAAAACAATGCAGAAATTAATGCAGGAAAAGGAAGAAATCAGCGTAGTAAATGATCAAATAGGATCGCCAACATATGCTGTTGATTTGGCTAATGTACTGATAGATATTCTTGAATCTAAAAAATGGATTCCGGGAATTTTTAATTATTCCAATGAAGGAGAAATAAGTTGGTATGAGTTTGCGTTGCTAATAAAAGAGCTAGGTATGTATAAATGCAATGTGAAACCTATTCCAACATCTGCATATCAAACACAAGCAAAGCGACCAAAATTTTCATTGTTAAGTAAGGAAAGAATAAAAGCAATTTATAATATCAATATTCCTGATTACAAAGAAAGTTTAAAAAAATGTTTGAATAGTTAA
- a CDS encoding glycosyltransferase family 2 protein produces MLPKISIITVVYNDHINISRTIESVINQSYGNIEYLIIDGGSTDSTLDQINKYISNIDIFVSEKDNGIYDAMNKGIGLCSGDWILFLNSGDFFHDKNILDKISGYIEQNKNVDIIYGNYNVLSENLDFSFVRKAGGIENIKKDMVFSHQACLIKRTLHQKSYYNLKYKICADYDFLLKSYLEGAVFLRISEEIATISNGGLSDINRIKVFKERLKIKNTLIPSLSNYFNYFKSTSYLYFVETLKISMPNSFFVKFYKLKYKIKGSQKENFNQSEI; encoded by the coding sequence ATGTTACCAAAAATATCCATTATTACCGTAGTTTATAACGACCACATTAATATATCAAGAACCATCGAAAGTGTAATTAATCAATCTTATGGTAATATAGAATATTTGATAATTGACGGTGGATCAACTGATTCAACATTGGATCAAATTAACAAATATATTAGTAATATTGATATTTTCGTTTCTGAAAAAGATAACGGGATTTATGATGCTATGAATAAAGGAATTGGATTGTGTTCAGGAGACTGGATTCTTTTTCTTAATTCCGGAGACTTTTTTCATGATAAAAACATTCTAGACAAAATTTCTGGTTACATCGAACAAAACAAGAATGTTGATATTATTTATGGAAATTACAACGTATTGTCTGAAAATTTAGATTTTAGTTTTGTTCGTAAAGCAGGTGGTATTGAGAATATAAAAAAAGATATGGTTTTTAGTCATCAGGCTTGTCTTATAAAAAGAACACTACATCAAAAAAGTTATTATAATTTAAAATATAAAATTTGTGCCGATTATGATTTCTTATTAAAAAGTTATTTGGAGGGAGCTGTTTTTCTTAGAATTTCAGAAGAAATAGCCACTATTTCAAATGGAGGACTATCAGATATAAATCGAATAAAAGTTTTTAAAGAAAGATTAAAAATAAAAAACACGTTAATACCTTCTTTAAGTAATTATTTCAACTATTTTAAAAGTACTTCATATTTATATTTTGTAGAAACACTCAAAATATCAATGCCGAATTCATTTTTTGTAAAATTTTATAAATTAAAATATAAAATTAAGGGGTCCCAAAAAGAAAACTTTAACCAATCAGAAATTTAA
- a CDS encoding aminotransferase class I/II-fold pyridoxal phosphate-dependent enzyme has protein sequence MSNNKIYLSLSQQSGFEFEYIRKALETNWITSGGPNVNEFEIALQNYLKEKLFVTALNSGTSAIHLALILLGITHGDEVICQSLTFSASANPILYQGAVPIFVDSENETWNICPNNLEIAIKDRIKKGKKPKAIIAVHLYGVPYKVEEIHSIADRYEIPIIEDSAEALGSKYKGKECGTFGAFGILSFNGNKIITTSSGGALITNSQDLKDKAIFYSTQSKDKAPHYEHSEIGYNYRMSNICAGIGLGQIKILETNVERRRNNHSFYRELFNKIDNVELTEVSEKDVFSNFWLNTILIKPNKGKDREALRLTLENSNIESRPLWKPMHLQPIFNKYPYYGKKIAEDLFNIGLCLPSGSSLTDENRDKIKEVITGFFKS, from the coding sequence ATGAGTAATAATAAAATTTATTTATCATTATCACAGCAAAGTGGTTTTGAATTTGAATATATTCGAAAAGCATTAGAAACAAATTGGATCACCTCCGGAGGGCCAAATGTAAATGAATTTGAAATAGCCTTACAGAATTATCTTAAAGAAAAATTATTTGTGACGGCTCTTAATTCAGGTACATCAGCAATCCATTTAGCATTAATTTTATTAGGAATTACACATGGGGATGAAGTTATTTGTCAGAGTTTAACGTTTTCTGCTTCTGCAAATCCAATATTATACCAAGGAGCTGTGCCCATTTTTGTTGATAGCGAGAATGAAACATGGAATATTTGTCCAAACAATTTAGAAATTGCTATAAAAGATCGAATAAAAAAAGGTAAAAAACCAAAAGCAATTATAGCAGTTCATTTGTATGGTGTTCCTTATAAAGTTGAAGAGATTCATTCAATTGCTGATCGATATGAAATTCCAATAATTGAAGACAGTGCAGAAGCGCTTGGCAGTAAATATAAAGGGAAAGAATGCGGGACTTTTGGAGCTTTTGGGATTTTATCATTTAATGGAAACAAAATTATTACTACTTCTAGCGGAGGAGCATTAATCACAAATTCTCAAGATTTGAAAGATAAAGCAATTTTTTATTCTACACAGTCTAAAGATAAAGCCCCTCACTATGAACATTCTGAAATTGGTTATAATTATAGAATGAGTAATATATGCGCTGGAATTGGTCTAGGACAAATCAAAATATTAGAAACTAACGTTGAGAGGAGAAGAAATAATCATTCTTTTTACAGAGAATTGTTCAATAAAATTGATAATGTAGAACTTACTGAAGTTTCAGAGAAGGACGTTTTTTCTAATTTTTGGTTAAATACTATTCTTATTAAACCTAATAAAGGAAAAGATAGAGAAGCCTTGAGATTAACGCTGGAGAATTCAAATATTGAAAGCCGTCCTTTATGGAAGCCTATGCACTTGCAGCCAATTTTCAATAAATATCCTTATTATGGAAAAAAAATTGCAGAGGATTTATTTAATATAGGACTGTGTTTGCCTTCGGGATCTAGCCTTACTGATGAAAATAGAGATAAAATTAAAGAAGTAATTACCGGTTTCTTTAAGTCATAA
- a CDS encoding glycosyltransferase family 2 protein → MKISIITVCYNSASTIEKTIKSVASQTYKNIEYIIVDGNSKDNTIDIIKKHENNITKWISEPDKGLYDAMNKGLALATGDLIGILNSDDTFYSVNVIEEIAKFHENNNIDASVGNIIQHKEDGKVVRIYSSKFWSPEKLRIGFMPPHPSIFFETKLFSKFGNYELGFKIGADYELITRFFLKNKISWKYSNITTTAMLVGGLSSSGSSSYKLITKEIQKALKMNQLEFSPFKIKMRFFWKIIGFLKK, encoded by the coding sequence ATGAAAATTTCTATAATTACTGTTTGCTATAATAGCGCATCAACTATTGAAAAAACAATTAAGTCTGTTGCTAGTCAGACATACAAAAACATCGAATATATTATTGTTGATGGTAATTCCAAAGATAATACAATTGATATTATCAAAAAACATGAAAATAATATAACTAAATGGATTTCAGAACCAGATAAAGGACTTTATGATGCAATGAATAAAGGATTGGCTTTGGCAACTGGTGATTTAATTGGGATTTTAAATTCTGATGATACTTTTTATTCTGTCAATGTTATAGAAGAAATTGCAAAATTTCATGAAAATAATAATATAGATGCTTCGGTTGGAAATATTATCCAACATAAAGAAGATGGCAAAGTTGTGAGAATATATTCGTCAAAATTTTGGAGTCCTGAAAAATTACGTATAGGATTCATGCCTCCACACCCGTCTATTTTTTTTGAAACAAAATTATTTTCCAAGTTTGGCAATTATGAACTTGGTTTTAAAATCGGTGCTGATTACGAGCTGATCACTAGATTTTTCTTAAAAAATAAAATATCGTGGAAATATTCAAATATAACGACAACAGCTATGCTTGTTGGAGGCTTGAGTAGTTCAGGGTCTTCATCTTATAAGTTAATTACAAAAGAAATTCAGAAAGCATTAAAAATGAATCAGCTTGAATTTTCTCCTTTTAAGATTAAAATGCGCTTTTTTTGGAAAATAATAGGATTCTTAAAAAAATGA
- a CDS encoding NAD(P)-dependent oxidoreductase encodes MSIKHKILITGGSGFIGTNLTDKLILDGHKVLNIDIKEPQNEELSKYWEQADINDLQNFREIVLKFEPDYIVHLAARTDLDGKSIEDYNANILGVDNLLKIANELNNLKKILITSSMLVCHTGYYPKNQFDYTPSTIYGESKVLTEKIVWDNKPVCDWAILRPTSIWGPWFGTPYKNFFEMVISRKYFHIGDRGCTKTYGFIGNAIYQIENILFKETLNEQEKVFFIGDNPAINIEEWGNEIAGELGQKIKKMPYFLIKTAALIGDGLIFFKINFPMSSFRLRNMTTNNIINLENTYKVAPVLPYSRKEGIKITLKWMLDRRI; translated from the coding sequence ATGTCTATCAAACATAAAATATTAATAACAGGAGGTTCGGGATTTATAGGGACAAATTTGACAGATAAATTAATTTTAGATGGCCATAAAGTGCTAAATATTGACATTAAAGAACCACAGAATGAGGAATTGTCAAAATATTGGGAGCAAGCAGATATTAATGACCTGCAAAACTTTAGAGAAATCGTTTTAAAATTTGAACCGGATTATATTGTTCATCTTGCTGCCAGAACTGATTTGGATGGAAAAAGTATAGAAGACTATAATGCAAATATTTTAGGAGTTGATAATTTACTTAAAATAGCGAATGAGCTAAACAATTTAAAAAAAATTTTAATAACTTCTTCAATGTTAGTTTGTCATACGGGTTATTATCCGAAAAATCAGTTTGATTATACTCCATCAACAATTTATGGAGAAAGTAAAGTACTTACAGAAAAAATAGTTTGGGATAATAAGCCTGTTTGTGATTGGGCAATTTTAAGACCAACATCAATTTGGGGACCTTGGTTTGGTACACCATACAAGAATTTTTTTGAAATGGTTATTTCACGTAAATATTTTCATATAGGAGATAGAGGTTGTACAAAAACATACGGATTTATAGGTAATGCAATTTATCAAATTGAAAATATTCTTTTTAAAGAAACACTTAATGAGCAAGAAAAAGTTTTCTTTATAGGAGATAATCCAGCAATAAATATTGAAGAATGGGGAAATGAGATTGCAGGTGAACTTGGACAAAAGATTAAAAAAATGCCTTATTTTTTAATTAAGACTGCGGCTTTAATTGGTGATGGTTTGATTTTTTTCAAAATAAATTTTCCAATGAGTTCATTTCGTCTTCGTAATATGACAACTAATAATATTATAAATTTAGAAAATACTTACAAAGTTGCACCAGTATTACCATATTCAAGAAAAGAGGGAATAAAAATAACTTTAAAATGGATGCTTGATAGGAGGATATGA
- a CDS encoding GDP-L-fucose synthase: MNLNDKIYIAGHRGMVGSAILRQLKSKGFTNFILKTSSELDLRNQQAVADFFEQEKPDYVFLAAAKVGGIIANNTYRGDFIYENLMIQNNIIHQSYLKNVKKLMFLGSSCIYPKMAPQPLKEEYILTGELEPTNEPYAIAKIAGIKMCDAYRSQFGCNFISVMPTNLYGPNDNYDLKNSHVLPAMLRKFITAKRNKDASVTIWGTGSPRREFLHADDLAEACFFLMENYNEEGLVNIGVGEDISILDLAVLVKKVVGFEGEILTDTSKPDGTPRKLMDVSKLNSFGWKAKTTLEEGIQKVYDEIKDTNWE; the protein is encoded by the coding sequence ATGAATTTAAATGATAAAATATATATAGCCGGACATCGAGGAATGGTAGGTTCTGCTATTTTACGCCAATTAAAAAGCAAAGGATTTACCAATTTTATTTTAAAAACCTCGTCAGAACTTGACTTAAGAAATCAACAAGCTGTTGCTGATTTTTTCGAGCAAGAAAAACCAGATTATGTTTTTTTAGCTGCTGCAAAGGTTGGTGGAATTATTGCAAATAATACTTACCGAGGAGATTTTATTTATGAGAATTTGATGATTCAAAATAATATAATCCATCAGTCATATTTAAAAAATGTTAAAAAATTAATGTTTTTGGGGTCATCATGTATTTATCCAAAAATGGCTCCTCAGCCATTGAAAGAAGAGTATATTTTGACTGGAGAATTAGAACCAACAAATGAGCCCTATGCGATCGCAAAGATTGCCGGAATTAAAATGTGTGATGCATACAGAAGCCAGTTCGGGTGTAATTTTATTTCTGTAATGCCTACAAATTTATATGGGCCAAATGATAATTATGATTTAAAAAACTCTCATGTATTACCTGCAATGCTTAGAAAATTTATAACTGCAAAACGTAATAAAGATGCTTCAGTTACAATTTGGGGAACTGGAAGTCCAAGAAGAGAGTTTTTACATGCAGATGATTTAGCCGAGGCTTGTTTCTTCCTAATGGAAAATTACAATGAAGAAGGTTTAGTAAATATAGGTGTTGGGGAAGATATTTCAATTTTAGATTTGGCTGTTTTAGTAAAAAAAGTAGTTGGTTTTGAAGGCGAAATTTTAACAGATACAAGTAAACCGGATGGGACTCCTCGTAAATTAATGGATGTATCAAAATTGAATAGTTTTGGATGGAAAGCCAAAACGACACTTGAAGAAGGTATTCAGAAAGTTTATGATGAGATAAAAGACACTAATTGGGAATAG
- the gmd gene encoding GDP-mannose 4,6-dehydratase has product MKIALITGITGQDGSYLAELLLEKGYMVHGVKRRASSFNTQRIDHIYQDQHEAHVNFKLHYGDLTDSTNVIRIIQEVQPDEIYNLGAMSHVKVSFDSPEYVANVDGIGTLRILEAVRILGLEKKTRIYQASTSELYGGLAENKNEKGFYDEHSPFYPRSPYGVAKIYGFWITKNYREAYDMYACNGILFNHESPRRGETFVTRKITMATAAIALGEQDCLYLGNLDAQRDWGHAKDYVEAMWRILQQDVAEDYVIAMGETTYVRNFVKMSFAEVGIDIEFRGEGVNEKGYVAACNNPSYQIEIGKQVIAVDPQYFRPTEVDLLIGDPTKSKTKLGWVPKYDLAGLVKEMMASDLEYVNREKMLKEVRSGIKY; this is encoded by the coding sequence ATGAAAATAGCTCTTATAACAGGGATTACAGGACAAGATGGTTCATACTTGGCAGAATTATTATTAGAGAAAGGTTATATGGTTCATGGAGTTAAAAGAAGAGCTTCTTCTTTTAATACACAACGTATTGACCATATATATCAGGATCAACATGAAGCTCATGTGAATTTTAAATTACACTATGGAGATTTAACTGATTCGACTAATGTTATTAGAATTATTCAAGAAGTACAGCCGGATGAAATCTATAATTTAGGAGCAATGAGTCATGTAAAAGTCTCTTTTGATTCACCAGAATATGTTGCAAATGTTGATGGAATAGGTACATTAAGAATTTTAGAAGCTGTACGTATTTTAGGATTAGAAAAGAAAACACGTATTTATCAGGCGTCTACATCTGAATTATATGGAGGTTTGGCTGAAAATAAAAATGAGAAAGGTTTTTATGATGAACACTCACCTTTTTACCCTCGATCACCATATGGGGTAGCTAAAATCTACGGTTTTTGGATAACTAAAAATTATCGTGAGGCTTATGATATGTATGCTTGTAATGGAATTCTATTTAATCACGAATCACCACGTAGAGGAGAAACTTTCGTTACTAGAAAAATTACTATGGCTACAGCTGCTATTGCATTAGGAGAGCAAGATTGTTTATATCTTGGTAATCTAGATGCTCAGCGTGATTGGGGACATGCGAAAGATTATGTAGAAGCAATGTGGAGAATTTTACAACAAGACGTTGCTGAGGATTATGTAATTGCTATGGGAGAAACGACTTATGTACGCAATTTTGTGAAAATGTCATTTGCAGAAGTAGGAATAGATATTGAGTTTAGAGGAGAAGGAGTTAATGAGAAAGGATATGTTGCTGCATGTAATAACCCATCATATCAAATTGAGATAGGAAAACAGGTGATTGCAGTTGATCCGCAATATTTCCGTCCTACAGAAGTTGATTTACTTATTGGAGATCCAACAAAGTCTAAAACCAAATTAGGATGGGTGCCTAAGTATGATTTGGCTGGATTAGTTAAAGAAATGATGGCGTCTGATCTAGAGTATGTTAATAGAGAAAAGATGCTAAAAGAAGTAAGATCAGGAATTAAATATTAA
- a CDS encoding glycosyltransferase family 4 protein, whose product MKKNILFFCPIPPPIGGQALISSIVYNLIRPEFLIDTNVKSKYFGTLITIFRTFLILIFRKVDLVYFTCTRSKKGAIKDVFLLFLCKLRGIKVINHLHGNEIMDLFEENDIFSKIITLAYKQIDVTIFVTERQKELMPLSLSNMKKIVIPNCYDSILDDVDFNHKNKKDEIQILYISFLMKSKGIFVALDTFEKIASEYTNVVFHIAGEPLSDYLMSSAEVKLLFEDKLSKLQQIYPERFKYHGVVKGNDKKELFLNSDILLFPTFFKTESFGLVNVEAMRTGNAVITTDHNFLSDIVTKDEGILVKPNDVESTYNAVKYFLENLETLLKIQQHNIEHAKLEFSPEQFNFRIKSLFSQYLERVEN is encoded by the coding sequence ATGAAAAAAAACATTTTATTTTTTTGCCCAATCCCACCACCAATTGGGGGACAGGCATTGATTTCAAGTATTGTATATAATTTAATCAGACCTGAATTTTTAATTGATACAAATGTAAAAAGTAAATATTTTGGAACATTAATAACTATATTCAGGACCTTTTTAATATTAATTTTCCGTAAAGTTGATCTGGTTTATTTTACCTGTACTAGAAGTAAAAAAGGTGCTATAAAAGATGTGTTTCTACTTTTTCTGTGTAAGTTGCGTGGGATAAAAGTAATAAATCATTTACATGGTAATGAGATTATGGATCTCTTTGAAGAAAATGATATTTTTTCAAAAATAATTACTTTGGCATATAAGCAAATAGATGTGACAATTTTTGTAACGGAGCGCCAAAAAGAATTGATGCCATTATCATTATCAAATATGAAAAAAATTGTCATTCCAAATTGTTATGATTCAATTTTAGATGATGTTGATTTTAACCATAAAAACAAAAAAGACGAAATACAGATATTGTATATTTCTTTTTTGATGAAAAGCAAAGGTATTTTTGTAGCCTTGGATACATTTGAAAAAATAGCCTCTGAATATACAAATGTTGTATTTCATATAGCTGGAGAACCTTTATCTGATTATTTAATGTCATCTGCAGAAGTAAAACTATTGTTTGAAGATAAATTATCTAAACTACAACAAATTTATCCCGAACGATTTAAGTATCATGGTGTAGTAAAAGGAAATGATAAAAAGGAACTATTTTTAAACAGTGATATACTATTATTTCCGACTTTCTTTAAAACAGAATCATTCGGACTGGTTAATGTTGAGGCAATGAGAACAGGAAATGCAGTAATTACAACAGATCATAATTTTCTGTCTGATATTGTGACAAAAGATGAAGGTATTCTGGTTAAACCAAATGATGTTGAAAGTACCTATAATGCAGTAAAATATTTTCTTGAAAACTTAGAAACACTTTTAAAAATTCAACAACACAATATTGAACACGCAAAATTAGAATTTTCACCAGAACAATTCAATTTTAGAATAAAATCACTATTCTCACAATATCTAGAAAGAGTAGAAAATTAA
- a CDS encoding NAD-dependent epimerase/dehydratase family protein, with product MKVTITGASGFVGLNLQSYLRNDHEINALKVRFENDQKFKFETDAVIHLAGKAHDLKKVSKPSDYYEANFELTKQLFDAFLVSDASVFVFMSSVKASSDKVDGILTEENTPNPQTHYGISKYKAEQYILSNELPEGKRVYIIRPCMIHGPGNKGNLNLLYNIVSKGIPWPLGSFENQRSFLSIENLCFVVKEMIENESIISGVYQVADDLALSTNELIINLCETLEKKPNILKIPTSFIYGISRVGDFLKLPLNSERLQKLTENYVVSNNKILKAIEKPLPVSTREGLIITFKSFKNKK from the coding sequence ATGAAAGTAACAATTACAGGTGCTTCTGGTTTTGTTGGGTTAAATCTTCAGAGTTATTTAAGAAATGATCACGAAATAAATGCATTGAAAGTACGTTTTGAAAATGATCAAAAATTTAAATTTGAAACGGATGCAGTAATTCATTTAGCGGGTAAAGCACATGACTTAAAGAAAGTTTCGAAACCATCTGACTATTATGAGGCAAATTTTGAATTGACAAAACAATTATTTGATGCATTTTTAGTTTCAGATGCTAGTGTTTTTGTTTTTATGAGCAGTGTTAAAGCATCTTCAGATAAAGTTGACGGAATCTTAACCGAAGAAAATACGCCTAATCCCCAAACTCATTATGGGATTTCCAAATACAAAGCAGAACAATATATTTTAAGTAACGAACTTCCAGAAGGAAAAAGAGTATATATTATTAGGCCCTGCATGATTCATGGACCTGGTAATAAAGGAAATTTAAATCTTTTATATAATATAGTTTCAAAGGGTATTCCGTGGCCGCTTGGTTCTTTTGAAAATCAAAGATCATTTCTTAGTATAGAAAATCTTTGTTTTGTAGTTAAAGAAATGATTGAAAACGAATCTATTATTTCTGGCGTTTATCAAGTGGCAGATGATTTAGCTCTTTCTACAAATGAATTAATTATAAATTTGTGCGAAACTCTAGAGAAAAAACCAAATATTTTGAAAATTCCCACTTCGTTTATATATGGGATTTCAAGAGTTGGAGACTTTTTAAAATTACCTCTAAATTCAGAGAGACTTCAAAAATTGACTGAAAATTACGTGGTGAGTAATAATAAAATATTAAAAGCTATTGAAAAACCTTTACCTGTATCAACTCGCGAAGGTTTGATAATTACTTTTAAGTCCTTTAAAAATAAAAAATAA
- the rfbC gene encoding dTDP-4-dehydrorhamnose 3,5-epimerase, which produces MKITETSLKDLLIIEPEVFEDERGCFFESYNKTKFNNLGIEIDFVQDNQSFSKYGTLRGLHYQNPPYAQTKLIRVLHGEIIDAVVDLRKNSATYGKSFTISLSAENKKQLLVPKGFAHGFSVISETASVMYKCDQFYNKLSEGGITFNDPSLNINWGIDLKDAIVSEKDLILPFIENCNSLF; this is translated from the coding sequence ATGAAAATTACAGAAACATCTTTAAAAGATTTGTTGATAATTGAACCTGAGGTCTTTGAGGATGAAAGAGGATGCTTTTTTGAGTCATATAATAAAACGAAGTTTAATAATTTAGGTATTGAAATTGACTTTGTGCAAGACAATCAATCATTTTCTAAATATGGAACTTTAAGAGGGCTTCATTATCAAAATCCACCATATGCTCAAACTAAACTTATACGTGTCTTACATGGTGAAATTATCGACGCTGTTGTTGATTTAAGAAAAAATTCTGCAACTTATGGTAAATCATTTACTATTTCATTATCAGCAGAAAATAAAAAACAATTATTGGTGCCTAAAGGTTTCGCCCATGGCTTTTCAGTTATTAGTGAAACAGCGTCAGTAATGTATAAATGTGACCAATTTTATAATAAACTTTCAGAAGGTGGAATTACATTTAATGATCCTTCATTAAATATAAATTGGGGAATAGATTTAAAAGACGCAATAGTTTCAGAAAAGGATTTAATACTTCCTTTTATAGAAAATTGTAACAGTTTATTTTAA
- a CDS encoding glycosyltransferase family 4 protein, giving the protein MQYLLIGIILTTIMLLYFKVADHFNIIDKPNQRSSHTDITLRGGGIIFWFAALLYFIKNIESNYFFFTGITLVSLVSFWDDIQSLSNKIRISIHFISITLIFYDLGLFNLTPVWSVIIAYILAIGLINAYNFMDGINGITGLYTLVVLGSLLYVNSKIQLFIDSSFVKYGMIASLVFLFFNYRKKAKCFAGDVGSIAIAFWIIYLVLKLILNTSSFIWLLFLAVYGVDAVCTIIHRLYLKQNIFEAHRLHLYQVLSNEYKIQHRIVSLYYALVQAVISLLVIFLYQKVDDLILFVIVILPLLLIYSSKFYLLKKMRLNI; this is encoded by the coding sequence ATGCAATACTTATTAATAGGAATAATTTTGACGACGATAATGTTACTTTATTTTAAAGTAGCAGATCATTTTAATATAATTGATAAACCTAATCAAAGAAGCTCGCACACAGACATAACATTAAGAGGAGGAGGAATCATCTTTTGGTTTGCAGCCTTGCTTTATTTTATAAAAAACATAGAGAGTAATTATTTTTTTTTCACAGGAATTACTTTAGTCAGTTTAGTCAGTTTTTGGGATGATATTCAAAGTTTATCGAATAAAATCCGAATTTCTATTCATTTCATATCAATTACTTTAATATTTTATGATTTAGGATTGTTTAATTTGACTCCCGTCTGGAGTGTAATAATAGCATACATTTTAGCAATTGGGCTAATAAACGCCTACAATTTTATGGACGGTATTAATGGAATAACGGGATTATATACATTAGTAGTTTTAGGATCGTTATTGTATGTTAATTCAAAAATTCAACTTTTTATTGACTCCAGCTTTGTAAAATATGGTATGATTGCCAGTTTGGTTTTTTTGTTCTTTAATTATAGAAAAAAAGCGAAGTGTTTTGCAGGCGATGTTGGTAGCATTGCGATCGCATTTTGGATAATTTATTTAGTTTTAAAACTTATCCTTAATACAAGCTCATTTATATGGCTTTTGTTTTTAGCTGTTTATGGTGTGGATGCTGTGTGTACAATTATACATAGACTATATCTAAAACAAAATATTTTTGAGGCACATCGTTTGCATTTGTATCAGGTTTTAAGTAATGAATACAAGATACAGCATAGAATTGTTTCTCTTTATTACGCATTAGTTCAGGCAGTAATTTCTTTATTAGTTATATTTCTTTATCAAAAAGTAGATGATTTGATTTTATTCGTAATTGTAATTTTGCCATTGCTGTTGATATATTCATCTAAGTTTTATTTGTTAAAAAAAATGAGATTAAATATATGA